The following proteins come from a genomic window of Liolophura sinensis isolate JHLJ2023 chromosome 13, CUHK_Ljap_v2, whole genome shotgun sequence:
- the LOC135480694 gene encoding probable RNA-binding protein 18 produces MSGLQPPLPPPPDEKMSDRGDICRLWVGNLDTRITEFTLLKLLQKYGSLDKFDFLYHKSGPDQGKPRGYCFVSYHSPEEASRAIQGLNGKLALSKKLIVRWAHADRAQEQVVMKHADGKLPVQCTAESKSSLR; encoded by the exons CAACCACCACTACCTccccctcctgatgagaagatgTCTGACAGGGGAGACATCTGCAGGCTATGGGTTGGTAACCTGGACACGAGGATTACAGA ATTCACCTTGCTGAAGCTCCTACAGAAGTACGGCTCCTTGGACAAGTTTGACTTCCTGTACCACAAGTCTGGGCCTGATCAGGGTAAACCCCGGGGATACTGCTTTGTCAGCTACCACTCACCAGAG GAGGCAAGTCGAGCAATACAGGGATTGAATGGGAAGCTGGCGCTGTCCAAGAAACTGATTGTACGCTGGGCCCATGCTGATAGAGCT CAGGAACAAGTGGTGATGAAACATGCCGATGGAAAgttacctgtacagtgtacagctGAGAGCAAAAGCTCGCTCAGGTGA